In a genomic window of Clavelina lepadiformis chromosome 7, kaClaLepa1.1, whole genome shotgun sequence:
- the LOC143465720 gene encoding uncharacterized protein LOC143465720, producing MVEKTELILFLICFCILFDAASAYPKNKWQRYVWGRQVYRRMKLENSGITCSTQTHRSCKRIHSRCIIRRKRETFTEEVPAAGILSDLSDTTESSRSFHNLSRRSLEFRRRITRSRPRVNCLICQTLTCF from the exons atggTTGAAAAAACCGAATTGAtcctttttttaatttgtttctgCATTCTGTTTGACGCTGCGTCAGCTTATCCGAAGAATAAATGGCAACGTTATGTATGGGGAAG GCAAGTTTATAGACGAATGAAACTAGAAAACTCTGGCATAACGTGTTCCACCCAAACACACAGATCTTGCAAAAGAATACATTCGCGATGCATAATACGAAGAAAGCGCGAGACTTTTACTGAAGAAGTACCTGCTGCgg GTATCCTATCCGACCTATCGGATACAACGGAGTCGTCGCGGTCTTTCCACAACCTTTCTCGGCGCTCACTGGAGTTTAGACGACGAATAACTAGAAGCAGACCACGtgtaaattgtttaatttgtcaAACTCTTACTTGTTTTTGA
- the LOC143465744 gene encoding twisted gastrulation protein homolog 1-like produces the protein MFASVTVVTTLVIIGSFEGTSAGTQLFAHPQEHPSCNKAHCASIVSYCLIQEKCNCDPAKNCSCCAECAMCLGDYYRHCCDCVGMRKSSNYTAGLPTVTSTVAMLDQPAPDLFIALTEQPAPSLHFTVLQFPVIEELGAHRHGLIRAHKQPRHHASSSSTVELEGQDPHQTYWEDVQVVLRQNYDINITDTRALCTVAYFDQCFPLNECLMSCESMGASSFRWFHNGCCQCAGPTCLNYGNMYPKCRECMQ, from the exons ATGTTTGCATCAGTAACAGTTGTCACAACATTGGTTATCATCGGAAGCTTTGAAGGAACTTCGGCGGGAACTCAGTTGTTCGCCCACCCGCAAGAACATCCTAGTTGCAACAAGGCACATTGCGCTTCGATCGTGAGCTATTGCCTCATCCAGGAAAAATGTAACTGTGATCCAGCGAAGAACTGTTCCTGCTGTGCTGAATGTGCTATGTGTCTCGGGGATTATTATCGACATTGCTGTGATTGCGTGG GTATGAGGAAAAGCAGTAATTACACGGCAGGTCTTCCGACGGTGACGAGCACAGTTGCCATGCTCGACCAGCCGGCGCCTGATTTATTCATCGCTCTTACAGAGCAACCAGCGCCCAGTCTTCATTTTACAGTCTTGCAGTTTCCCGTTATAGAAGAACTTGGGGCACATCGTCACGGTTTAATACGCGCACATAAACAAC CGCGCCACCACGCGTCCAGCTCTTCGACAGTGGAACTGGAAGGACAGGATCCCCACCAGACGTACTGGGAAGATGTTCAAGTCGTCTTGCGGCAAAACTACGACATCAACATCACCGACACGAGGGCTTTGTGTACAGTTGCCTATTTCGACCAGTGTTTTCCTTTAAATGAATGCTTAATGAGTTGTGAATCGATGGGTGCATCGTCGTTTCGTTGGTTTCACAATGGTTGCTGCCAGTGTGCTGGACCTACTTGCCTTAACTACGGTAATATGTACCCAAAGTGTCGAGAATGCATGCAGTGA
- the LOC143465772 gene encoding WD repeat-containing protein 3-like — translation MGLTKQYLRYSSSAQFGVIGSTRCNVVFLKLRNTIGRYVASGAVEDINVWDSRTGEKVLVLQGDKFEVTWITACPDGERIAAGYSDGSIKIFNLITGEVTITFTGHRSAISCLAFDENGMLLASGSHDTDVVVWDLVAESGLYRLKGHKGIVTQCCFVKRKNMLITSSKDTYIKWWDLDTQHCFKTMVGHRAEVWAFLFTPDERRLITGSSDSELRVWNVELLGTEDPDIPPPTKETKKNDPDQDNNEDNIVEERQVICTKAGSLFRKGRDRVVSLNMTSDGRHIVCHGNDKMVEFYRLYNESEIEVKLKKKLKKAKKKKKKQEEEGKEVSDEEISIQRTVDDELAFIGSNTCAGKICSLDIVANTPAGDSVVVTLLRNNQIETISATTSAAKPEFTSLKKLCVPGHRSECQSLCFTSDGMAFLTASSETAKLWNRTSQQCVRTVSSAHTKCCAFVPGDRQSLLGTKDGTIEILDVASGVHLESISAHNGGVSSLALQPDQRGIASGGADKFVKFWEFDLISDDNYSTNTKRLSLAHTRSLELDDQVLTIEFSANKKLIAISLLDCSIKVFYVNTLKFFLSLYGHSLPPNTLSISSDSSLIVTGSSDRNVKIWGLDFGDCHRSLFAHDDDVSCVKFVPDTHLFFSCGKDGLIKQWDADKFLLIQVLRGHLGPVWAMSIGSDGDYLATCGRDRSLRLWQRTMEVVIPDEEREMEREEEDEKSFVKNQGTVIAGEVESSEVGMATKTTAESIKATERIMEAIELYREETLKEEEYNATIKTSDNRKPYISKHPILMANGNMSATRWVLKVLRKIKSSELEEALLVLPFSYVPDLLKLLNIFVSRGGEVELVCRCIFFLMRIHHGRITSNQMLVDVIDELRTNTDVKVREVRDTIGFNKAALNHIRRQIEEKNDVKFFSDATQQAKQKKKKRKRTAQRAILTL, via the exons ATGGGTTTAACAAAACAGTATTTACGTTATTCTTCATCTGCCCAGTTTGGTGTGATTGGAAGTACTCGATGTAATGTTgtgtttttaaagttaagaaaCACTATCGGACGATATGTGGCATCTGGAGCAGTTGAAGACATCAATGTTTGGGATTCACGTACTGGTGAAAAG GTTTTGGTGCTGCAAGGTGATAAGTTTGaggttacttggataactgcaTGTCCAGATGGTGAACGCATTGCTGCTGGATATTCAGATGGctcaattaaaattttcaacctcATTACTGGAGAAGTGACTATCACATTCACTGGCCATCGCTCTGCAATATCTTGCCTTGCATTTGACGAAAATGGGATGCTGTTAGCTTCTGGATCACAT GACACCGATGTTGTTGTGTGGGATCTGGTTGCTGAGAGCGGCCTGTATAGATTAAAAGGACATAAAGGAATTGTGACACAATGTTGCTTTGTCAAACGAAAGAATATGCTCATTACAAG TTCTAAAGACACGTACATAAAGTGGTGGGACTTGGACACACAGCATTGTTTCAAGACCATGGTTGGACACAGAGCTGAG GTCTGGGCATTTCTTTTTACACCTGATGAACGAAGGTTAATCACTGGAAGCTCTGATAGTGAACTGCGAGTGTGGAATGTAGAATTGCTCGGTACTGAG GACCCAGATATCCCCCCTCCTACAAaggaaacaaagaaaaatgatCCTGATCAGGACAATAATGAAGACAATATAG TTGAAGAGAGGCAGGTCATTTGTACAAAAGCTGGTTCACTGTTTCGCAAAGGTCGTGACAGAGTGGTCAGTTTGAACATGACATCTGATGGTcgacacattgtctgtcat GGAAATGACAAAATGGTTGAATTTTATCGTCTCTACAATGAAAGTGAAattgaagtaaaattaaagaaaaaattgaagaaagcaaagaaaaagaagaaaaaacaagaGGAGGAAGGGAAAGAAG TTTCCGATGAAGAAATAAGCATTCAACGAACTGTTGATGATGAACTTGCTTTCATTGGTTCAAACACATGTGCTGGGAAAATCTG CTCTCTGGATATTGTTGCTAACACACCAGCAGGCGATTCAGTTGTTGTGACCTTACTGAGAAACAATCAAATCGAAACTATCAGCGCTACAACAAGTGCTGCAAAGCCAGAATTTACATCACTGAAGAAACTTTGTGTACCTGGCCACAGAAGTGAATGCCAATCACTTTGTTTCACATCTGATGGAATGGCATTCCTAACTGCTTCATCAGAAACAGCGAAATTGTGGAACAG GACCAGTCAGCAGTGTGTACGCACAGTCAGTTCAGCTCACACCAAATGTTGTGCATTTGTACCTGGAGACAGACAGTCACTTTTGGGTACTAAAGATGGAACTATAGAAATTCTTGATGTGGCTTCAG GAGTTCATTTAGAAAGCATATCAGCCCATAATGGTGGAGTATCCAGCCTAGCTCTACAACCCGATCAGAGAGGTATTGCTTCTGGTGGTGCTgataaatttgtcaaattttggGAGTTTGATCTGATTTCAGATGACAATTATTCCACAAA CACTAAGCGATTATCTTTGGCTCATACAAGAAGCCTGGAACTGGATGATCAAGTTCTCACCATTGAATTCTCTGCCAATAAAAAGCTCATTGCTATTTCATTACTTGATTGTTCAATTAAAGTTTTCTATGTGAACACTTTAAAG ttttttctCTCGCTTTATGGTCACTCTTTGCCGCCAAACACATTGAGTATTTCATCAGACTCTAGCCTTATAGTAACTGGTTCCTCTGATcgaaatgtcaaaatttgggGTCTAGATTTTGGTGATTGTCACAG GTCTCTTTTTGCCCACGATGATGATGTGTCCTGTGTAAAGTTTGTTCCAGATACccatttgtttttttcttgtggCAAGGATGGTCTTATCAAGCAATGGGATGCGgacaaatttcttttaattcaAGTTTTAAGG GGTCATTTGGGTCCGGTATGGGCGATGAGCATTGGCAGCGATGGAGATTATCTAGCAACTTGTGGCCGAGACAGGTCACTGAGGTTGTGGCAAAGAACAATGGAAGTTGTGATCCCGGACGAGGAAAGAGAAATGGAAAGGGAAGAAGAAGACGAGAAGAGTTTTGTGAAAAACCAAGGAACTGTT ATTGCTGGTGAAGTGGAATCAAGCGAGGTTGGCATGGCAACCAAAACAACGGCTGAAAGTATCAAAGCAACTGAAAGGATTATGGAAGCTATTGAG CTGTACAGAGAAGAAACATTAAAAGAAGAAGAATACAATGCAACAATAAAGACATCTGATAACCGG AAGCCGTATATCTCTAAACATCCCATTTTGATGGCCAATGGAAATATGTCG GCCACAAGATGggttttgaaagttttgagaaaaatcaaatcaaG CGAATTGGAAGAAGCATTATTGGTGCTTCCTTTCTCCTATGTCCCTGATCTCTTAAAACTCCTCAATATTTTCGTCTCCAGAGGTGGAGAAGTTGAACTCGTATGTCGCTGCATCTTCTTTCTAATGAG AATCCATCACGGCAGAATCACTTCCAATCAAATGCTGGTTGATGTTATAGATGAACTTCGCACAAACACTGATGTCAAAGTTCGCGAAGTCAGG GACACTATCGGGTTCAACAAAGCAGCTCTCAATCATATTCGTCGACAAATTGAGGAGAAAAATGAcgtcaaatttttttctgacgCCACCCAGCAAGCTaaacagaagaaaaagaagcgaAAAAGAACCGCGCAAAGAGCAATTCTGACGTTATGA